From Bacillus kexueae, a single genomic window includes:
- a CDS encoding YjiH family protein: MKADTNLSVSIQTVKPKNVLKFFLYSAIGIFMFFIPIDIGGKSSIMLDHIVSWIRTTFPSFVPYYAFVVILFGAIYPFWTKTWNKDGVNTVFSFLKLIGLLVATMLLFNVGPSWLFEPGMGPFLYDKLVISVGLLVPIGSVFLALLVGYGLLEFIGVLMQPVMRPIWKTPGRSAIDAVASFVGSYSIGLLITNRVFKEGKYSIKEATIIATGFSTVSATFMIVVANTLGLMEIWNTYFWVTLFVTFTVTAITVRIWPLNKMSEAYYVGEGEKEEKISGSYIKHAWREAMNAANQSKGLWKNVWVNLKDGFVMTMSILPSILSVGLIGLVLAEYTPVFDWLGYLFYPFTALLQIPEPMLAAKAAAMEIAEMFLPALMVTEAPLITKFVIGVVSVSAILFFSALIPCILSTEIPISIPKLLVIWVERTILTLIIATPLAYLLL; encoded by the coding sequence ATGAAAGCGGATACAAATTTATCTGTGTCGATTCAGACGGTCAAACCAAAAAATGTCTTGAAGTTCTTCTTGTATAGTGCGATTGGAATTTTCATGTTCTTTATTCCCATTGATATAGGTGGAAAGTCTTCCATTATGCTTGACCACATCGTTTCGTGGATTCGAACGACATTTCCTTCATTTGTTCCGTATTATGCGTTTGTCGTTATTTTATTTGGTGCGATTTATCCGTTTTGGACCAAAACGTGGAATAAAGATGGTGTGAATACGGTGTTTAGCTTTCTAAAGCTAATCGGGCTTCTCGTCGCGACGATGCTTTTATTTAATGTTGGTCCAAGTTGGCTATTTGAACCGGGGATGGGTCCGTTCCTATACGATAAACTGGTGATTTCAGTTGGCTTACTTGTCCCAATTGGATCCGTCTTTTTAGCTCTTTTAGTGGGATACGGTTTGCTTGAATTCATTGGGGTACTTATGCAGCCTGTCATGCGGCCTATTTGGAAGACACCTGGAAGGTCGGCGATTGATGCTGTGGCATCGTTTGTGGGGAGCTACTCCATTGGGTTATTGATTACGAATCGCGTTTTTAAAGAAGGAAAATATTCGATTAAAGAAGCGACCATTATTGCGACGGGGTTTTCCACTGTTTCAGCAACGTTTATGATTGTTGTAGCCAATACGTTAGGATTAATGGAGATTTGGAATACGTACTTTTGGGTCACGCTGTTCGTCACCTTTACCGTTACAGCCATAACTGTTCGAATTTGGCCATTAAATAAAATGAGTGAAGCGTATTACGTAGGTGAAGGAGAAAAAGAAGAAAAAATAAGTGGAAGCTATATTAAGCATGCGTGGAGAGAGGCGATGAATGCTGCGAACCAATCAAAAGGTTTATGGAAAAATGTGTGGGTCAATTTAAAGGATGGATTTGTCATGACAATGAGTATCCTTCCGTCCATTTTATCTGTTGGCCTAATCGGATTAGTTCTAGCGGAATATACACCTGTTTTTGATTGGTTAGGTTATCTCTTCTATCCGTTTACTGCTCTTTTACAAATTCCTGAACCAATGCTTGCGGCAAAAGCAGCTGCAATGGAGATTGCTGAAATGTTCTTACCAGCACTCATGGTAACGGAAGCACCCCTCATTACGAAGTTTGTCATCGGAGTTGTGTCTGTTTCGGCCATTTTGTTTTTCTCTGCCTTAATTCCATGTATTCTATCTACAGAAATACCGATTAGTATTCCAAAGCTCCTAGTGATTTGGGTTGAACGAACAATCTTAACGCTCATCATTGCGACTCCTCTTGCGTATTTATTACTATAG
- a CDS encoding agmatinase family protein, giving the protein MKELYHWMTPPPFSWHAENDLAEPKVSEWIRPLSEETVPDIVLLGIPLSRSSISASFASEHPDAFRRAWKSFVTYNIDKHLDLKEMKVADAGNVKQHVTDISRCHKNITGAMKTIRQIYPQSMPVAIGGDHSITAMLIKGWKEAHPNEEIGILQFDTHFDVRDLKEFGPANGTPIRNVIESGYVKGENIYNIGLHGFFNTRSLVDFAHEHGIHYVTMKETRKRGIENVVSDALDDLAKRVDTIYVTVDMDVLDIAYGPGAPAATPGGMRTDELFDAVYLAGLHEKVKTMDIVCLDPFRDVADSTVKSGVYTMLSFLSGVKSRERK; this is encoded by the coding sequence ATGAAAGAACTTTATCATTGGATGACGCCGCCACCTTTCTCATGGCATGCAGAAAATGACTTGGCTGAGCCAAAGGTAAGCGAATGGATTCGTCCGTTATCAGAGGAAACAGTACCTGATATTGTCCTTCTTGGGATTCCACTATCTCGTTCGTCGATTAGTGCATCGTTTGCAAGTGAGCATCCGGATGCTTTTCGAAGAGCATGGAAATCGTTTGTAACCTACAACATTGACAAACATCTTGATTTGAAAGAGATGAAGGTTGCGGATGCTGGGAATGTAAAGCAACATGTGACAGACATTTCGCGATGTCACAAAAATATTACGGGAGCGATGAAAACGATTCGCCAAATCTACCCGCAGTCGATGCCAGTTGCAATCGGTGGAGACCACTCTATCACTGCAATGCTCATAAAAGGCTGGAAGGAAGCCCACCCCAATGAAGAGATTGGTATTTTACAATTTGATACCCATTTTGATGTAAGAGATTTAAAGGAATTTGGTCCAGCCAATGGGACACCGATTAGGAATGTAATTGAAAGTGGTTATGTAAAAGGGGAGAACATTTATAACATCGGTCTTCATGGATTTTTTAACACGAGATCCTTAGTCGACTTTGCTCATGAGCATGGTATTCATTATGTGACGATGAAAGAAACGAGAAAAAGAGGGATAGAAAATGTTGTTTCAGATGCATTAGATGATTTAGCCAAACGAGTTGATACCATTTACGTAACAGTAGATATGGACGTACTGGATATTGCATACGGTCCCGGAGCTCCAGCGGCAACACCAGGAGGGATGCGAACAGATGAATTATTCGATGCGGTCTATCTAGCGGGCTTACATGAGAAGGTCAAAACGATGGATATCGTCTGTCTTGATCCATTCCGAGATGTTGCAGATTCCACCGTCAAGTCAGGGGTTTATACAATGCTTTCGTTTTTATCTGGGGTGAAAAGTCGAGAAAGGAAATAG
- a CDS encoding TetR/AcrR family transcriptional regulator, with protein sequence MDGYQKRTEKKKENIRKAALALFSEFGVEKVTVSEIAKRANVSPVTIYNYFGNKDDLVKHVISHSLNEAIEERKKVLESDIPFRDKIQKLIFEKAAYIETVNPEFLQKMISNDPDIKEIVDELYKKSLPLLVQLFEEGKRHGHIDESISTETLLMYINMFKYAMNQYQLFDSREKNAQTTKEFGQLFFYGLLKK encoded by the coding sequence GTGGACGGGTATCAAAAGAGAACGGAAAAGAAAAAGGAGAACATTCGAAAAGCTGCTTTAGCACTTTTTTCAGAGTTTGGCGTTGAAAAAGTCACCGTTTCCGAAATCGCGAAACGCGCAAATGTTTCCCCTGTCACGATTTACAACTATTTCGGCAACAAGGACGACCTAGTCAAACATGTCATCTCCCACTCATTAAATGAAGCCATTGAAGAACGAAAAAAAGTATTGGAAAGCGACATTCCGTTTCGTGATAAAATACAGAAGCTCATTTTTGAAAAAGCTGCCTACATTGAAACCGTAAATCCGGAATTTTTACAAAAGATGATTTCCAACGATCCCGACATTAAAGAAATTGTTGATGAGCTTTACAAAAAGTCCCTTCCTTTACTCGTTCAGCTATTTGAAGAAGGCAAGCGTCATGGACATATCGATGAATCCATTTCCACTGAAACATTATTGATGTACATCAACATGTTTAAATATGCAATGAATCAATACCAGTTATTCGATTCGAGAGAAAAAAATGCACAAACAACAAAAGAATTCGGGCAATTGTTCTTTTACGGATTATTGAAGAAATAA
- the hutI gene encoding imidazolonepropionase: MTTQPIFIRKASQLVTLKGSSNAPLTGEKMRELHIIENGSVWIEDGKIVEVGSDDQLNDKFENRLHEADIIDATGKTVTPGFVDPHTHLVYAGSRENEFEMRLNGSSYMEIMNAGGGIHSTTKATREATEESLFQQSTRRLDLFLRHGVTTVEAKSGYGLSLEHELKQLNVAKKLNEAHPVDIVSTFMGAHAVPAEYKENPDEFVRIVCEEMIPKVSEQKLAEFNDVFCERGVFTPEQSKVILETGRKYGLKPKIHADEIEPYKGAELAAEVGAVSADHLLRASDEGIDAMAKSGVIAVLLPGTAFFLMAEAANGRKMIDRGVPVALSTDCNPGSSPTVSVPFIMNLGCLHMGMTPAEALTAVTINGAHAIGRGKEIGSIEVNKKADIAIFDVPDYRQLIYHYGMNHTDTVIKSGKVVVSRGQLVR; the protein is encoded by the coding sequence ATGACAACTCAACCAATCTTTATCCGAAAAGCAAGTCAATTAGTTACCTTAAAGGGGAGCTCTAATGCTCCCTTAACGGGTGAAAAGATGAGAGAATTACACATTATTGAAAATGGGAGCGTCTGGATCGAAGATGGAAAGATTGTAGAGGTTGGCTCAGACGACCAATTAAACGATAAATTTGAGAATCGATTGCATGAAGCAGATATTATTGATGCGACGGGCAAGACCGTGACACCAGGCTTTGTTGACCCTCATACTCATCTTGTGTATGCAGGCAGTCGTGAAAATGAATTTGAAATGCGATTAAATGGTTCATCTTATATGGAGATTATGAACGCAGGTGGAGGGATTCATTCAACAACGAAGGCAACGAGGGAAGCAACCGAAGAAAGCTTGTTCCAACAAAGTACACGTCGATTAGATCTCTTTTTAAGGCATGGCGTGACGACGGTTGAAGCAAAAAGTGGGTATGGTTTGAGCTTAGAACATGAATTAAAGCAACTGAATGTTGCGAAGAAATTAAATGAAGCCCATCCTGTTGATATCGTTTCAACGTTTATGGGAGCGCATGCGGTTCCAGCTGAGTATAAAGAGAATCCAGATGAATTCGTTCGAATTGTCTGTGAAGAAATGATTCCGAAGGTTAGTGAACAGAAGCTAGCGGAATTTAACGATGTCTTTTGTGAGCGCGGTGTTTTTACACCCGAACAGTCCAAGGTTATTTTAGAAACGGGTAGAAAATACGGGTTAAAGCCGAAAATTCATGCGGATGAAATTGAACCATACAAAGGGGCAGAACTCGCAGCAGAGGTGGGGGCTGTTTCAGCAGATCATTTATTAAGAGCATCGGATGAAGGAATTGATGCGATGGCTAAAAGCGGTGTGATTGCGGTCTTACTACCGGGTACAGCCTTTTTCTTGATGGCAGAAGCGGCAAATGGGCGCAAGATGATTGACCGTGGAGTACCTGTCGCGTTATCGACTGATTGTAATCCGGGTTCATCTCCTACGGTTTCTGTTCCATTTATTATGAATCTCGGTTGTCTTCATATGGGAATGACGCCAGCTGAAGCATTAACAGCGGTGACGATTAATGGAGCACATGCCATCGGACGTGGCAAAGAAATCGGAAGTATAGAAGTAAATAAAAAAGCGGATATTGCGATATTTGATGTTCCTGATTACAGGCAATTAATCTATCATTACGGAATGAATCACACTGACACGGTCATAAAAAGTGGAAAAGTGGTCGTTTCAAGGGGGCAGTTAGTAAGATGA
- the hutU gene encoding urocanate hydratase: MDTKNRLLETYTGSTLHAKGWIQEAALRMLTNNLHPDVAERREDLVVYGGIGKAARNWECYDAIVETLLNLEDDETMLVQSGKPVAVFKTHKDAPRVLIANSNLVPAWANWDHFHELDQKGLMMYGQMTAGSWIYIGSQGIVQGTYETFAELARQHYGGSLKGTITLTAGLGGMGGAQPLAVTLNGGVCIAIEVDSTRIQRRLDTKYLDTSTDCLEKALEMAEKAKEEGKALSIGLLGNAAELLPKMIEKGFIPDVLTDQTSAHDPINGYVPVGFTLEEAAELRKRDPKHYEAKSKQSIAEHVKAMLIMQQKGAVTFDYGNNIRQVAKDEGVEDAFNFPGFVPAYIRPQFCEGKGPFRWVALSGDPEDIYKLDEVILREFSDNEHLCNWIKMAQEKIQFQGLPARICWLGYGERAKFGKIINEMVANGELKAPIVIGRDHLDSGSVASPNRETEGMKDGSDAVADWPILNALINSVGGASWVSVHHGGGVGMGYSLHAGMVIVADGTKEAEKRLERVLTTDPGMGVVRHADAGYDLAIQTAKEKGIHIPMIK, encoded by the coding sequence ATGGATACGAAAAATCGTTTACTTGAAACATATACAGGTTCAACTCTTCATGCGAAAGGATGGATTCAAGAAGCGGCGCTTCGCATGCTCACAAACAACTTACATCCAGATGTTGCCGAGCGCAGAGAAGACTTAGTTGTCTACGGTGGCATCGGAAAAGCGGCGCGTAACTGGGAATGCTATGACGCAATTGTAGAGACGTTACTAAATTTGGAAGATGATGAAACAATGCTTGTACAATCCGGTAAGCCGGTAGCTGTTTTTAAAACGCATAAAGATGCGCCTCGTGTGTTAATTGCCAATTCTAACTTAGTTCCAGCATGGGCGAATTGGGACCATTTCCATGAGCTAGATCAAAAAGGATTGATGATGTATGGACAAATGACGGCGGGAAGCTGGATTTATATCGGTAGCCAAGGAATTGTACAAGGGACGTATGAGACATTTGCAGAATTAGCTCGCCAACATTACGGGGGCTCTCTAAAAGGAACCATTACGTTAACAGCAGGACTAGGGGGAATGGGTGGTGCGCAACCACTAGCCGTCACGTTAAACGGGGGCGTATGTATAGCAATTGAAGTGGATTCAACAAGAATTCAACGTCGTCTTGACACGAAGTATTTGGATACGAGTACGGATTGTTTAGAAAAAGCCCTTGAAATGGCGGAAAAAGCGAAAGAAGAAGGAAAAGCACTTTCGATTGGTCTTTTAGGAAATGCGGCTGAATTATTACCGAAAATGATCGAAAAAGGCTTCATCCCAGATGTTTTAACAGACCAAACTTCGGCGCATGACCCAATTAATGGATACGTACCTGTCGGTTTTACTCTTGAGGAGGCAGCTGAGCTGAGAAAACGTGATCCGAAGCATTACGAAGCAAAATCGAAACAAAGCATTGCTGAGCATGTTAAGGCGATGCTCATCATGCAACAAAAGGGAGCTGTCACTTTCGATTACGGTAACAACATTCGCCAAGTGGCAAAAGACGAAGGGGTGGAGGATGCTTTTAACTTCCCAGGTTTTGTCCCTGCCTATATTCGTCCGCAGTTCTGTGAAGGAAAGGGACCGTTCCGCTGGGTTGCCTTATCAGGAGACCCAGAAGATATTTATAAATTAGACGAAGTGATTTTACGAGAATTTAGTGACAACGAGCATTTATGCAACTGGATTAAGATGGCCCAAGAAAAAATTCAATTCCAAGGCCTTCCTGCACGTATTTGTTGGTTAGGTTATGGTGAGCGGGCGAAATTTGGAAAAATCATTAATGAAATGGTAGCCAATGGTGAGTTAAAGGCGCCAATAGTCATTGGTCGTGACCATTTAGACTCCGGCTCTGTCGCTTCTCCAAACCGTGAGACAGAAGGGATGAAAGATGGAAGTGATGCTGTAGCGGATTGGCCAATTTTAAATGCACTCATTAATAGTGTAGGCGGAGCTAGTTGGGTATCGGTTCACCATGGCGGCGGTGTAGGAATGGGGTATTCCTTACACGCAGGGATGGTCATTGTGGCAGACGGAACGAAGGAAGCTGAGAAAAGATTGGAGCGTGTCTTAACGACTGACCCAGGAATGGGTGTTGTTCGCCACGCTGACGCTGGATATGACTTAGCCATTCAAACAGCAAAAGAAAAAGGAATTCATATTCCAATGATCAAATAG